A stretch of Spirosoma oryzicola DNA encodes these proteins:
- a CDS encoding O-methyltransferase, producing MIRAYIRYLARARDEHSLHSPFLFALYTRIVRADNRSDAVFKPIKALQKKLRANRQSITVTDFGAGSKVNASRQRTIGDIARNSQKSARFGRLLFRLIRRFEAKNILDLGTSLGITTAYMAQAAQAGRVLTFEGCPQTAAVARQNFDELGIPNVEIVVGNLEETLAAQITQFPSIDFVFFDANHRYEPTIRYFEICLTKIHNDTVFVFDDIHWSAEMEQAWEYIKAHPSASVTVDLFWIGLVFFRQEQPRQDFILRF from the coding sequence TTGATTCGCGCTTACATTCGTTATCTCGCTCGCGCTCGCGACGAACATTCACTACACTCGCCTTTTTTATTTGCGCTTTACACCCGAATTGTTCGGGCCGATAATCGCTCAGACGCTGTTTTCAAGCCCATCAAGGCGCTACAGAAAAAACTGCGTGCCAATCGACAGTCGATTACCGTCACGGATTTTGGGGCAGGCTCCAAAGTAAACGCATCCCGCCAACGAACGATTGGCGACATTGCCCGCAATTCGCAGAAGTCGGCCCGTTTTGGGAGGTTGCTGTTTCGGCTTATTCGTCGGTTTGAGGCTAAAAATATCCTTGACCTAGGAACATCGCTTGGCATCACAACGGCCTACATGGCGCAGGCTGCTCAAGCCGGTCGTGTACTGACGTTTGAAGGATGTCCGCAGACAGCGGCTGTTGCCCGGCAAAACTTCGACGAGTTAGGGATTCCGAATGTCGAGATTGTTGTCGGTAATCTTGAAGAAACACTGGCTGCGCAGATAACCCAGTTTCCGTCGATCGACTTCGTGTTTTTTGATGCCAATCATCGCTACGAACCTACGATTCGGTATTTCGAAATCTGCCTGACGAAGATTCATAACGATACGGTGTTTGTGTTTGATGATATTCACTGGTCGGCTGAAATGGAACAGGCCTGGGAGTACATAAAAGCGCATCCGTCGGCAAGCGTAACGGTCGATCTGTTCTGGATTGGGCTTGTGTTTTTTCGGCAGGAGCAACCCCGGCAGGATTTTATTCTCCGCTTCTGA
- the topA gene encoding type I DNA topoisomerase, which yields MSKNLVIVESPAKAKTIEGYLGKDFTVKSSFGHVRDLPKDGLAVDVTNGFQPSYEISPDKKKLVSELKSLAKSAEEVWLATDDDREGEAISWHLKEALGLRDNTKRIVFREITKNAIQNAIKSPRTIDVDLVNAQQARRVLDRLVGYELSPVLWRKIKGGSAGLSAGRVQSVALRLVVEREREIDKHQSKSSFKVTSQFIVDGSKVLNAELPKNFATAAEARSFLEACLGATFSIKNLEVKPAKKSPAPPFTTSTLQQEASRKLGYAVDRTMRIAQNLYEAGKISYMRTDSTNLSQEAIEKAKTEIETEFGQNYVQTRQFKTKNESAQEAHEAIRPTNFNDRDAGADRDQKRLYELIWKRAIASQMADAQLERTTVTISIRFANGATTTITTHVDDSPFADTEQKAPARTFPSELVAQGEVIKFDGFLRVYLESKDDEDDEDAKGMLPPLRVGQTLDLGQMKATEKFSRPQPRYAEASLVKKLEEMGIGRPSTYAPTISTIINRGYVIKQDKPGQERKYLEYTLQKNQISETSGKETYGSEKAKLFPTNTGIVVNDFLVEYFPDIVDYKFTATVEKDFDEIADGRMNWQKMLEGFYGDFHKNIEEIQGSSVVSFKTGARELGIDPRTGKKVSARLGRYGAYAQIGESTDDEKPQYANLRDGQLIETITLQEALDLFALPREVGFFEDKPMTIGIGKFGPYVKHDDKYVSLTKEDDPYSIDENRAIELIQAKRAESVSEALGEFEGKLVTTGKGRFGPYVKYEDKYVSLPRNESLAGLTLERAIELIQAKRQAEANKYIKEFPENPAIKVVNGQYGPYLAVGKRNVKIPKDVDPATLTLEDCLALAGDDPAAAKAPAKKAAGTKAKTTETTAKKPAAKKTTTTAKKTPSKK from the coding sequence ATGTCGAAAAACTTAGTCATTGTGGAGTCGCCGGCGAAGGCGAAAACCATAGAAGGCTATCTGGGTAAGGACTTTACGGTGAAGTCTAGCTTTGGTCACGTGCGGGATCTGCCTAAAGATGGGCTGGCCGTGGACGTGACAAACGGCTTTCAACCGTCTTACGAAATTTCGCCCGACAAAAAGAAGTTAGTTAGTGAATTAAAGTCGCTGGCTAAATCGGCCGAAGAAGTGTGGCTCGCGACAGATGATGACCGCGAAGGAGAAGCCATTTCGTGGCACCTCAAAGAAGCACTCGGCCTGCGCGACAATACCAAGCGCATTGTTTTCCGCGAAATCACGAAGAACGCTATCCAGAATGCCATCAAATCGCCCCGCACCATTGATGTTGACTTAGTAAATGCGCAGCAGGCTCGTCGTGTACTCGACCGGCTGGTGGGTTACGAGTTATCGCCGGTATTGTGGCGCAAAATCAAAGGCGGCAGCGCTGGCTTATCGGCTGGCCGGGTGCAATCGGTTGCTCTCCGGCTCGTGGTTGAGCGCGAACGGGAAATCGACAAACACCAGTCGAAATCGTCGTTTAAAGTAACGTCGCAGTTTATTGTGGACGGCAGCAAAGTGCTCAATGCCGAACTGCCCAAAAACTTTGCGACGGCGGCAGAAGCCCGGTCTTTTCTGGAAGCCTGCCTTGGCGCAACGTTCTCCATCAAAAACCTGGAGGTAAAACCCGCCAAGAAGTCCCCTGCTCCACCGTTTACAACGTCAACGCTGCAACAGGAAGCTTCCCGTAAGCTCGGCTACGCGGTTGACCGTACGATGCGTATTGCGCAGAATCTGTACGAAGCCGGTAAGATTTCGTACATGCGGACGGACTCGACCAACCTTTCGCAGGAAGCCATCGAAAAGGCAAAAACAGAGATCGAAACGGAGTTTGGCCAAAACTACGTGCAAACCCGCCAGTTCAAGACGAAAAACGAATCGGCGCAGGAAGCCCACGAAGCCATTCGTCCGACGAACTTTAATGACCGTGACGCGGGTGCCGACCGCGACCAGAAACGTCTGTATGAACTGATCTGGAAGCGGGCGATTGCTTCCCAGATGGCTGACGCACAGCTCGAACGGACAACGGTTACCATTAGTATCCGGTTTGCGAACGGTGCAACGACAACGATCACAACCCACGTTGATGATAGTCCATTTGCCGATACCGAGCAAAAGGCACCAGCCCGAACCTTCCCCAGCGAACTCGTTGCACAGGGTGAAGTAATTAAGTTTGACGGCTTTTTGCGCGTTTACCTCGAGTCGAAAGATGATGAGGATGACGAAGATGCGAAAGGAATGCTTCCTCCGCTTCGGGTTGGGCAGACGCTGGACCTCGGCCAGATGAAAGCTACCGAGAAGTTCTCGCGTCCGCAACCACGCTACGCCGAAGCCTCGCTGGTTAAAAAGCTCGAAGAAATGGGTATTGGACGGCCATCGACCTACGCGCCAACCATCTCGACAATCATCAACCGGGGCTACGTTATCAAGCAGGATAAGCCCGGCCAAGAGCGCAAGTACCTCGAATATACGCTTCAGAAAAACCAGATCAGCGAAACCAGTGGCAAAGAAACCTACGGTTCCGAAAAGGCTAAACTATTCCCAACGAATACGGGGATTGTGGTCAATGATTTCCTGGTCGAGTATTTCCCTGACATCGTAGATTACAAGTTCACGGCGACGGTGGAGAAAGATTTCGATGAGATTGCCGACGGACGCATGAACTGGCAGAAAATGCTGGAAGGTTTCTACGGCGATTTTCATAAAAATATCGAAGAGATTCAGGGGTCATCGGTTGTATCGTTCAAAACGGGAGCGCGTGAACTGGGCATCGATCCACGAACGGGCAAGAAAGTTTCGGCCCGCTTAGGACGCTACGGAGCCTACGCACAGATCGGCGAATCGACCGACGACGAAAAACCACAGTACGCGAATCTGCGCGACGGTCAGCTGATCGAAACGATTACGTTGCAGGAAGCGCTTGACTTATTTGCCTTACCGCGCGAAGTCGGTTTCTTCGAGGACAAACCAATGACGATTGGCATTGGCAAGTTCGGCCCGTATGTGAAGCACGACGATAAGTACGTGTCATTGACGAAGGAAGACGATCCGTATTCGATTGATGAAAACCGGGCTATTGAGCTGATTCAGGCGAAACGTGCGGAATCGGTCAGCGAAGCACTGGGCGAATTTGAAGGCAAACTCGTTACAACCGGCAAAGGTCGTTTTGGTCCTTACGTTAAGTATGAAGATAAGTACGTTTCCTTACCACGTAACGAGTCGCTGGCGGGCTTGACACTGGAACGGGCGATTGAACTGATTCAGGCGAAGCGGCAAGCCGAAGCCAACAAATACATCAAAGAGTTTCCCGAAAATCCGGCGATAAAAGTAGTCAACGGGCAATACGGTCCGTATCTGGCAGTAGGGAAGCGGAACGTCAAGATTCCCAAGGATGTTGACCCCGCTACGCTCACGCTGGAAGATTGTTTAGCACTGGCGGGCGACGATCCGGCAGCGGCTAAGGCACCAGCAAAAAAAGCGGCTGGAACCAAGGCTAAAACGACCGAAACAACAGCGAAGAAGCCAGCAGCCAAAAAGACGACGACAACAGCAAAAAAGACACCGTCGAAAAAGTAA
- a CDS encoding DUF4249 domain-containing protein produces the protein MKNRCYPKLLGWLMLLALGSCVDPYRPPEVTAPDSYLVVNGFFNSAPGTTTTIQLSRTQNLTDSKTPPAETKAQVTIESGSKVSYSLKEGSGGVYTLSGVVPQANETYRLRIRTAQGKEYVSDFVPVNVTPPVDSLSWRIENEGVQINVNTHDPTNNTRYYRWEFDETWEYTSPYYSAYELKNNRIVSRAEDVYRCWGSSVDKTIQLGSSARLSQDVISQRPLTFITGTSLKLGLRYSIQVKQYALTQDAYNYYDQLARITQNVGSIFDPQPSQITGNIRSTTNTSELVMGFFRVGTVQTRRIYIAKTQLPYWLTQTGVYTCLVDTLTPSKIIERQPAIINEFDASTYLTTSFDCVDCRLRGGVIKKPDFWDQ, from the coding sequence ATGAAAAATAGATGTTATCCTAAACTGCTCGGTTGGTTGATGCTTTTAGCGCTCGGAAGCTGCGTCGATCCGTACCGTCCACCCGAAGTGACGGCCCCCGACAGCTATCTGGTCGTCAATGGCTTCTTTAATAGTGCGCCGGGAACAACCACAACCATTCAGCTCTCGCGCACGCAAAACCTGACCGATTCCAAAACCCCACCCGCCGAAACCAAAGCACAGGTTACCATCGAAAGCGGCAGTAAGGTCAGTTATTCGCTAAAGGAAGGTAGCGGTGGCGTGTACACCTTATCAGGCGTGGTTCCGCAGGCCAACGAAACGTATCGACTACGCATTCGCACAGCACAGGGAAAAGAATACGTCTCTGATTTTGTCCCTGTCAACGTCACTCCGCCCGTAGACAGCCTGAGCTGGCGAATCGAGAACGAAGGCGTGCAGATCAACGTGAATACCCACGACCCGACGAACAACACGCGTTACTACCGCTGGGAATTTGACGAAACCTGGGAATACACCTCCCCTTACTATTCGGCCTATGAGCTTAAAAATAACCGTATCGTTTCACGCGCCGAAGACGTCTATCGGTGCTGGGGTAGCTCCGTTGACAAAACCATTCAGTTAGGGTCATCGGCGCGGTTGAGCCAGGACGTTATCAGCCAGCGGCCTCTCACCTTTATTACGGGTACATCCCTTAAACTTGGTCTGCGGTACAGTATTCAGGTCAAGCAATACGCCCTGACGCAGGACGCGTACAATTACTACGATCAGCTGGCCCGTATAACCCAGAATGTCGGCTCTATTTTCGACCCCCAACCCTCCCAGATTACGGGTAACATTCGCTCAACGACAAATACCAGCGAGCTGGTTATGGGGTTCTTTCGGGTTGGTACGGTACAGACGCGCCGGATTTATATCGCCAAAACGCAACTTCCTTACTGGCTTACGCAAACCGGCGTTTATACCTGCCTGGTTGACACATTGACGCCGTCTAAAATCATTGAGCGTCAGCCAGCGATTATCAACGAATTTGATGCGAGCACTTACCTGACAACCTCCTTCGACTGCGTTGATTGTCGGTTACGGGGTGGCGTCATCAAAAAACCGGATTTCTGGGATCAATAG